In one Nicotiana tomentosiformis chromosome 6, ASM39032v3, whole genome shotgun sequence genomic region, the following are encoded:
- the LOC104116338 gene encoding uncharacterized protein isoform X5, translating into MARKRGRTFKKSQKITKDAQEKHQVEKEDDILIKQEAQLLSHLFLVERQSAAIRAIRDVETEQLLTQLRLLRSNFNEEQLQIPVMQFFRENLPNLAVTRKEDGTHEVKWKEADDNLSIDLLDGRNLHASLLQQLSMAYPDCSNAIPSFSGFGLSSKSVKATLFGAENMQIKQFVLEELSDAQMFELLDTHQTPGVNNNQLSVGMTPKTLRLPKTGEVLLSVHGSPLGVFKEDNMEPIHALVSRCCAK; encoded by the exons ATGGCCAGAAAGAGAGGCAGAACTTTCAAAAAGAGTCAAAAAATCACGAAGGATGCTCAGGAGAAGCATCAAGTGGAAAAGGAAGATGATATATTAATCAAGCAAGAAG CTCAATTATTGTCCCATCTTTTTCTAGTTGAACGTCAAAGTGCTGCAATTAGGGCCATTCGTGATGTGGAGACCGAACAATTACTAACTCAGCTGCGTTTGCTTCGGTCGAATTTCAATGAAGAGCAGCTGCAAATTCCAGTAATGCAATTTTTTAGGGAAAACCTTCCGAACCTGGCTGTTACTAGGAAAGAGGATGGCACTCATGAAGTGAAATGGAAAGAGGCTGATGATAATCTAAGCATCGACCTACTTGATGGAAGAAATCTGCATGCTTCTCTTCTACAACAGCTGTCAATGGCTTACCCTGATTGCTCCAATGCCATACCATCATTTAGTGGATTTGGACTTTCAAGCAAATCCG TTAAAGCAACTCTCTTTGGTGCTGAAAACATGCAGATCAAGCAATTC GTTCTAGAAGAATTGTCTGATGCTCAGATGTTTGAGCTGCTGGATACTCATCAGACTCCTGGT GTGAATAACAATCAGTTATCTGTTGGGATGACACCCAAAACTCTAAGGCTTCCTAAGACTGGAGAAGTGCTTCTATCGGTGCATGGCTCTCCTCTTGGTGTTTTCAAGGAAGATAACATGGAACCAATACATG CTTTGGTTAGCAGATGCTGTGCGAAGTAG
- the LOC104116338 gene encoding uncharacterized protein isoform X8, whose protein sequence is MARKRGRTFKKSQKITKDAQEKHQVEKEDDILIKQEVERQSAAIRAIRDVETEQLLTQLRLLRSNFNEEQLQIPVMQFFRENLPNLAVTRKEDGTHEVKWKEADDNLSIDLLDGRNLHASLLQQLSMAYPDCSNAIPSFSGFGLSSKSVKATLFGAENMQIKQFVLEELSDAQMFELLDTHQTPGVNNNQLSVGMTPKTLRLPKTGEVLLSVHGSPLGVFKEDNMEPIHALVSRCCAK, encoded by the exons ATGGCCAGAAAGAGAGGCAGAACTTTCAAAAAGAGTCAAAAAATCACGAAGGATGCTCAGGAGAAGCATCAAGTGGAAAAGGAAGATGATATATTAATCAAGCAAGAAG TTGAACGTCAAAGTGCTGCAATTAGGGCCATTCGTGATGTGGAGACCGAACAATTACTAACTCAGCTGCGTTTGCTTCGGTCGAATTTCAATGAAGAGCAGCTGCAAATTCCAGTAATGCAATTTTTTAGGGAAAACCTTCCGAACCTGGCTGTTACTAGGAAAGAGGATGGCACTCATGAAGTGAAATGGAAAGAGGCTGATGATAATCTAAGCATCGACCTACTTGATGGAAGAAATCTGCATGCTTCTCTTCTACAACAGCTGTCAATGGCTTACCCTGATTGCTCCAATGCCATACCATCATTTAGTGGATTTGGACTTTCAAGCAAATCCG TTAAAGCAACTCTCTTTGGTGCTGAAAACATGCAGATCAAGCAATTC GTTCTAGAAGAATTGTCTGATGCTCAGATGTTTGAGCTGCTGGATACTCATCAGACTCCTGGT GTGAATAACAATCAGTTATCTGTTGGGATGACACCCAAAACTCTAAGGCTTCCTAAGACTGGAGAAGTGCTTCTATCGGTGCATGGCTCTCCTCTTGGTGTTTTCAAGGAAGATAACATGGAACCAATACATG CTTTGGTTAGCAGATGCTGTGCGAAGTAG
- the LOC104116338 gene encoding uncharacterized protein isoform X3, whose translation MARKRGRTFKKSQKITKDAQEKHQVEKEDDILIKQEAQLLSHLFLVERQSAAIRAIRDVETEQLLTQLRLLRSNFNEEQLQIPVMQFFRENLPNLAVTRKEDGTHEVKWKEADDNLSIDLLDGRNLHASLLQQLSMAYPDCSNAIPSFSGFGLSSKSVKATLFGAENMQIKQFVLEELSDAQMFELLDTHQTPGVNNNQLSVGMTPKTLRLPKTGEVLLSVHGSPLGVFKEDNMEPIHGMKMDEWRAVILLDWNRRYSSSL comes from the exons ATGGCCAGAAAGAGAGGCAGAACTTTCAAAAAGAGTCAAAAAATCACGAAGGATGCTCAGGAGAAGCATCAAGTGGAAAAGGAAGATGATATATTAATCAAGCAAGAAG CTCAATTATTGTCCCATCTTTTTCTAGTTGAACGTCAAAGTGCTGCAATTAGGGCCATTCGTGATGTGGAGACCGAACAATTACTAACTCAGCTGCGTTTGCTTCGGTCGAATTTCAATGAAGAGCAGCTGCAAATTCCAGTAATGCAATTTTTTAGGGAAAACCTTCCGAACCTGGCTGTTACTAGGAAAGAGGATGGCACTCATGAAGTGAAATGGAAAGAGGCTGATGATAATCTAAGCATCGACCTACTTGATGGAAGAAATCTGCATGCTTCTCTTCTACAACAGCTGTCAATGGCTTACCCTGATTGCTCCAATGCCATACCATCATTTAGTGGATTTGGACTTTCAAGCAAATCCG TTAAAGCAACTCTCTTTGGTGCTGAAAACATGCAGATCAAGCAATTC GTTCTAGAAGAATTGTCTGATGCTCAGATGTTTGAGCTGCTGGATACTCATCAGACTCCTGGT GTGAATAACAATCAGTTATCTGTTGGGATGACACCCAAAACTCTAAGGCTTCCTAAGACTGGAGAAGTGCTTCTATCGGTGCATGGCTCTCCTCTTGGTGTTTTCAAGGAAGATAACATGGAACCAATACATGGTATG AAGATGGATGAATGGCGTGCAGTGATTTTATTAGATTGGAATAGAAGATATAGTTCCTCATTGTAA
- the LOC104116338 gene encoding uncharacterized protein isoform X6, translating into MARKRGRTFKKSQKITKDAQEKHQVEKEDDILIKQEAQLLSHLFLVERQSAAIRAIRDVETEQLLTQLRLLRSNFNEEQLQIPVMQFFRENLPNLAVTRKEDGTHEVKWKEADDNLSIDLLDGRNLHASLLQQLSMAYPDCSNAIPSFSGFGLSSKSVKATLFGAENMQIKQFVLEELSDAQMFELLDTHQTPGVNNNQLSVGMTPKTLRLPKTGEVLLSVHGSPLGVFKEDNMEPIHELEDG; encoded by the exons ATGGCCAGAAAGAGAGGCAGAACTTTCAAAAAGAGTCAAAAAATCACGAAGGATGCTCAGGAGAAGCATCAAGTGGAAAAGGAAGATGATATATTAATCAAGCAAGAAG CTCAATTATTGTCCCATCTTTTTCTAGTTGAACGTCAAAGTGCTGCAATTAGGGCCATTCGTGATGTGGAGACCGAACAATTACTAACTCAGCTGCGTTTGCTTCGGTCGAATTTCAATGAAGAGCAGCTGCAAATTCCAGTAATGCAATTTTTTAGGGAAAACCTTCCGAACCTGGCTGTTACTAGGAAAGAGGATGGCACTCATGAAGTGAAATGGAAAGAGGCTGATGATAATCTAAGCATCGACCTACTTGATGGAAGAAATCTGCATGCTTCTCTTCTACAACAGCTGTCAATGGCTTACCCTGATTGCTCCAATGCCATACCATCATTTAGTGGATTTGGACTTTCAAGCAAATCCG TTAAAGCAACTCTCTTTGGTGCTGAAAACATGCAGATCAAGCAATTC GTTCTAGAAGAATTGTCTGATGCTCAGATGTTTGAGCTGCTGGATACTCATCAGACTCCTGGT GTGAATAACAATCAGTTATCTGTTGGGATGACACCCAAAACTCTAAGGCTTCCTAAGACTGGAGAAGTGCTTCTATCGGTGCATGGCTCTCCTCTTGGTGTTTTCAAGGAAGATAACATGGAACCAATACATG AGTTAGAAGATGGATGA
- the LOC104116338 gene encoding uncharacterized protein isoform X7 — MARKRGRTFKKSQKITKDAQEKHQVEKEDDILIKQEAQLLSHLFLVERQSAAIRAIRDVETEQLLTQLRLLRSNFNEEQLQIPVMQFFRENLPNLAVTRKEDGTHEVKWKEADDNLSIDLLDGRNLHASLLQQLSMAYPDCSNAIPSFSGFGLSSKSVKATLFGAENMQIKQFVLEELSDAQMFELLDTHQTPGVNNNQLSVGMTPKTLRLPKTGEVLLSVHGSPLGVFKEDNMEPIHD; from the exons ATGGCCAGAAAGAGAGGCAGAACTTTCAAAAAGAGTCAAAAAATCACGAAGGATGCTCAGGAGAAGCATCAAGTGGAAAAGGAAGATGATATATTAATCAAGCAAGAAG CTCAATTATTGTCCCATCTTTTTCTAGTTGAACGTCAAAGTGCTGCAATTAGGGCCATTCGTGATGTGGAGACCGAACAATTACTAACTCAGCTGCGTTTGCTTCGGTCGAATTTCAATGAAGAGCAGCTGCAAATTCCAGTAATGCAATTTTTTAGGGAAAACCTTCCGAACCTGGCTGTTACTAGGAAAGAGGATGGCACTCATGAAGTGAAATGGAAAGAGGCTGATGATAATCTAAGCATCGACCTACTTGATGGAAGAAATCTGCATGCTTCTCTTCTACAACAGCTGTCAATGGCTTACCCTGATTGCTCCAATGCCATACCATCATTTAGTGGATTTGGACTTTCAAGCAAATCCG TTAAAGCAACTCTCTTTGGTGCTGAAAACATGCAGATCAAGCAATTC GTTCTAGAAGAATTGTCTGATGCTCAGATGTTTGAGCTGCTGGATACTCATCAGACTCCTGGT GTGAATAACAATCAGTTATCTGTTGGGATGACACCCAAAACTCTAAGGCTTCCTAAGACTGGAGAAGTGCTTCTATCGGTGCATGGCTCTCCTCTTGGTGTTTTCAAGGAAGATAACATGGAACCAATACATG
- the LOC104116339 gene encoding phytochrome-associated serine/threonine-protein phosphatase-like, whose product MDLDQWIPKVKEGQHLAEDELQLLCEYVKDILIEESNVQPVNSPVTVCGDIHGQFHDLMKLFHTGGHVPETNYIFMGDFVDRGYNSLEVFTILLLLKARYPANITLLRGNHESRQLTQVYGFYDECQRKYGNANAWRYCTDVFDYLTLSAIIDGTVLCVHGGLSPDVRTIDQIRVIERNCEIPHEGPFCDLMWSDPEDIETWAVSPRGAGWLFGSRVTSEFNHINKLDLVCRAHQLVQEGLKYMFQDKGLVTVWSAPNYCYRCGNVASILSFNENMEREVKFFTETEENNQMRGPRTGVPYFL is encoded by the exons ATGGATTTGGACCAGTGGATACCGAAGGTTAAAGAGGGACAGCATCTGGCTGAGGACGAGCTTCAGCTCCTCTGTGAATAC GTTAAGGATATCCTGATTGAGGAATCAAATGTGCAGCCTGTTAATAGTCCAGTTACCGTCTGTGGGGACATACATGGCCAGTTTCATGATCTAATGAAACTTTTCCACACTGGAGGTCACGTGCCAGAGACAAATTACATCTTTATG GGAGATTTTGTTGATCGTGGATACAATAGTCTCGAAGTTTTCACGATTTTGTTGCTCCTTAAAGCAAG ATATCCTGCCAACATTACTCTTTTACGTGGGAATCACGAGAGCAGGCAACTAACTCAG GTTTATGGATTCTACGATGAATGCCAAAGGAAGTATGGAAATGCGAATGCTTGGCGGTATTGCACTGATGTATTTGACTATCTCACTCTCTCGGCAATTATAGATGGAACA GTACTATGTGTCCATGGTGGACTTTCTCCTGATGTTAGAACTATTGATCAG ATCAGGGTCATTGAACGCAATTGTGAAATTCCTCACGAAGGGCCTTTTTGCGATCTTATGTGGAGTGACCCTGAAGATATTGAAACATGGGCAGTAAGTCCTCGAGGAGCAGGTTGGCTGTTTGGATCCAGGGTTACCTCTGAG TTTAATCACATCAATAAGTTAGATCTAGTTTGCCGGGCTCATCAACTTGTCCAGGAGGGTCTGAAGTACATGTTCCAGGATAAAGGACTCGTTACA GTTTGGTCTGCTCCCAATTACTGTTACCGCTGTGGAAATGTTGCTTCAATATTGAGCTTCAATGAGAATATG GAGAGAGAGGTGAAGTTCTTCACTGAAACTGAAGAAAACAACCAGATGAGAGGACCCAGGACAGGAGTACCTTATTTCTTATGA